In one window of Brenneria goodwinii DNA:
- a CDS encoding DUF3486 family protein, with the protein MADERPTRGRPSKIDLLPPGIRDALHQMLRDKQFTQEQIREAINELIDEHNLPDDMQLSRTGLNRYASRMEKIGSRIRASREMADVWVARLGTSPTTDVGKLLMEFVKTLAFETSMTLAEESEEGKKAVEPKALGQLALVAQRLEAAAMASHKREKEIRQAFAEEAAAQTEKIVSQAGLSADKVADIKKQILGIA; encoded by the coding sequence ATGGCTGATGAACGCCCGACCCGTGGCCGTCCTTCAAAGATTGATTTGTTGCCGCCCGGTATTCGTGATGCGTTGCATCAGATGCTGCGTGATAAACAATTTACTCAAGAGCAGATCCGCGAGGCCATTAACGAACTGATTGACGAACACAACCTGCCGGACGATATGCAACTGAGCCGCACGGGCCTCAATCGGTACGCCAGCAGGATGGAAAAGATTGGTTCACGCATCCGGGCATCGCGGGAAATGGCCGATGTGTGGGTTGCTCGGCTGGGAACGTCACCGACCACCGACGTCGGTAAATTGTTGATGGAGTTTGTGAAGACGCTGGCGTTTGAGACGTCTATGACCCTCGCCGAAGAGTCAGAAGAAGGCAAGAAAGCCGTTGAACCAAAAGCCTTGGGACAATTGGCGCTTGTCGCTCAACGCCTTGAGGCGGCAGCGATGGCCAGCCATAAGCGAGAAAAAGAGATCCGCCAGGCGTTCGCGGAAGAAGCGGCGGCGCAGACAGAGAAAATCGTCTCGCAAGCAGGGCTATCGGCTGACAAAGTCGCCGACATCAAGAAACAGATATTGGGGATTGCCTGA
- a CDS encoding DUF2730 family protein has protein sequence MDWQVIKEYWGIIWALVMTGVNLVMILLAKTYVKREEVDTLKSRVTAMETVIASMPNQKELHALQLEMSNLRGDLKALAPKLAQVQRISDLLLENELKDK, from the coding sequence GTGGACTGGCAAGTCATTAAAGAGTATTGGGGCATCATTTGGGCGCTGGTGATGACCGGGGTAAACCTGGTCATGATTCTTTTGGCAAAGACTTATGTGAAGCGTGAGGAAGTTGACACGCTGAAATCGCGGGTAACAGCAATGGAAACCGTTATTGCATCAATGCCGAATCAAAAAGAGCTTCATGCGCTTCAGTTGGAAATGAGCAACTTGCGGGGTGATTTGAAAGCACTGGCCCCAAAGTTGGCGCAGGTTCAACGGATTAGCGATTTGTTACTTGAAAATGAATTAAAGGATAAGTGA
- a CDS encoding host nuclease inhibitor protein, translating to MLIAYAWASGVIEFGKNVPDYATLILAGEPNKLRQAVNSHARKLNSGVLLVPGMAESDNRHSAYSELYCFSKQVKQTYKCNGG from the coding sequence GTGTTAATTGCCTATGCCTGGGCAAGCGGTGTTATTGAGTTTGGGAAGAACGTACCTGATTACGCAACATTAATTTTAGCGGGGGAACCCAATAAATTACGTCAAGCAGTAAATAGCCACGCCAGAAAGTTAAATAGCGGTGTGTTATTGGTTCCGGGTATGGCTGAATCCGATAACAGGCATTCGGCCTATAGCGAACTGTACTGTTTCTCTAAACAAGTGAAACAAACTTATAAATGTAATGGGGGTTAG
- a CDS encoding gp16 family protein, giving the protein MDKPQLIRLIHVAKGTLKIDDETYRALLANIANGKTSCSEMNHKELESVYSALREKGFKRSFKKTPAKVKTAEIAKIRAIWITMHRHGFVKNGDDAALNAYVKRMTASLNNGHGVDELGWLNPSLATRVLESIKQWHIRLMLKSMLLDRLGFVINPSNGKASRDYSVIVNLYEARR; this is encoded by the coding sequence ATGGATAAGCCGCAATTAATCAGGCTGATTCACGTCGCAAAAGGAACGCTGAAAATTGACGATGAAACTTACCGGGCGTTGTTAGCCAATATTGCCAATGGTAAAACAAGTTGCAGCGAAATGAACCACAAGGAATTAGAAAGTGTTTATTCCGCGTTGCGTGAAAAAGGGTTTAAACGCAGTTTTAAAAAGACGCCAGCGAAAGTTAAAACGGCTGAAATAGCGAAAATCCGCGCCATCTGGATCACCATGCACCGGCACGGTTTTGTTAAAAATGGCGATGATGCGGCGCTTAATGCTTATGTAAAACGTATGACAGCATCGTTAAATAACGGCCACGGTGTTGATGAATTGGGTTGGCTGAATCCATCGTTAGCTACCCGCGTTCTCGAATCAATCAAGCAATGGCATATACGGTTGATGCTTAAATCCATGCTTCTTGATCGGTTAGGTTTTGTTATTAATCCGAGTAACGGTAAAGCATCGCGGGACTACAGCGTTATTGTGAATTTGTATGAGGCTCGCCGATGA
- a CDS encoding Mor transcription activator family protein has protein sequence MADNLDMFDDKQDDSILDHLDEDDGERSRFPTLLAELNALLRLELERLGCDPRYSLELVVAISKQIGGMQVYFPRGQVLEFLVRDMKIWRDFDGHNVPELVERYQVTYKTVYKAIKRMRKLEHRKHQMPLF, from the coding sequence ATGGCGGATAATCTGGATATGTTTGATGATAAACAGGATGATAGTATTCTCGATCATCTTGATGAAGATGACGGCGAACGCTCCCGTTTCCCGACATTGCTGGCTGAACTGAATGCGTTGCTGCGCCTTGAACTGGAACGGCTGGGTTGTGACCCGCGCTACTCGCTGGAACTTGTGGTTGCCATTAGCAAGCAGATCGGCGGTATGCAAGTCTATTTTCCGCGCGGCCAGGTGCTTGAATTCCTGGTTAGAGATATGAAAATCTGGCGGGATTTTGACGGCCACAATGTGCCGGAACTGGTTGAACGCTACCAAGTTACCTATAAAACGGTGTATAAAGCTATCAAACGGATGCGAAAACTTGAGCATCGCAAACACCAGATGCCACTTTTTTAA
- a CDS encoding host nuclease inhibitor protein: MKLIAYAWASGLIEFGKTLPDGALPVIRGQDSAVREAIDVIARHSRVNDDLLVPGIPESDSQHEACDALIRFTSRVKETYDRIVSRGNDHE, from the coding sequence ATGAAATTAATTGCATACGCCTGGGCCAGCGGTTTAATTGAGTTTGGGAAAACATTGCCTGATGGCGCGTTACCTGTAATTCGTGGTCAAGATAGCGCTGTGCGTGAAGCTATTGATGTGATTGCGCGTCATTCTCGTGTCAATGACGATTTGCTTGTTCCAGGCATTCCAGAATCAGATAGCCAGCATGAAGCCTGTGATGCCTTAATCCGTTTTACCAGCCGCGTAAAAGAAACGTATGACCGTATTGTCTCCAGAGGAAACGACCATGAATAA
- a CDS encoding DUF935 domain-containing protein gives MLNKVTGAIRKLLHPDTGEPVQVSKEALQQEQTRARSTGIRRANAGISVASTLTPRRLAGVLRNAADGSPLDYFILAEEMEERDLHYSSVLRTRKLTVAGIVPTVEAASDDENDIKLADAVRVMMERPQIPELLFDLLDGLGKGIAVAEILWDTSTIPWMPRDYSWVDPRFLKMDADTLRKVHVLTEAEPFNGEPLAAYKYIIHQPRLKSGLPLRNGLARLVAVMYMLKSFTVRDWWAFGEKFGLPIVIGKYGPNASPQDIQTLIDAIASLASDAGCAIPQSMLIDMKETASRQGGGDLFEGMAEWCDAQTSKAVLGQTMTTDDGSSQSQANVHNQVRMDIAKWDARQLENTLNEFLIRPFVMLNYGVQENYPRVCLRINEPEDLKALVESLIPLIDRGMKVQMSELRDKFGLAEPEEGAEILLPVNAQSGSYAMLPAMNREQIALNRTSPPDDIDQLTGEAISDWQRVGTAFTNPVLALANEVDSYESFLARLPELQDSLDAGEFVDQLARLCFQARGLGDVSDA, from the coding sequence ATGTTAAATAAAGTCACAGGAGCAATCCGTAAGTTGCTCCACCCCGATACCGGGGAACCGGTTCAGGTCAGCAAAGAGGCATTGCAGCAAGAGCAGACCCGCGCCCGTTCTACGGGCATTCGTCGGGCAAATGCCGGTATCAGCGTCGCCAGTACCCTTACCCCGCGCCGCCTTGCCGGGGTGTTGCGTAATGCCGCTGATGGTAGTCCGCTAGACTACTTTATCCTGGCCGAAGAGATGGAAGAGCGTGATCTCCATTATTCCAGCGTTCTGCGTACCCGGAAGCTGACCGTCGCCGGGATCGTCCCGACGGTAGAAGCTGCATCCGATGATGAAAACGACATCAAACTGGCGGATGCGGTACGCGTCATGATGGAACGGCCGCAAATCCCCGAGCTGTTGTTTGACCTGCTTGATGGTCTGGGAAAAGGTATCGCCGTCGCGGAAATATTGTGGGACACGTCAACGATTCCCTGGATGCCGCGAGACTACTCATGGGTTGATCCGCGCTTCCTCAAAATGGACGCCGACACGTTGCGCAAGGTGCATGTGTTAACCGAAGCGGAACCGTTTAACGGCGAACCGCTGGCCGCTTACAAGTACATCATTCACCAACCCCGTCTGAAATCCGGCTTGCCGTTGCGTAACGGCCTGGCGCGGCTGGTCGCCGTTATGTACATGCTGAAATCCTTTACTGTTCGAGATTGGTGGGCGTTCGGTGAAAAATTCGGTCTGCCGATCGTCATCGGCAAATATGGGCCGAATGCCAGCCCGCAAGATATCCAGACCCTGATTGATGCGATTGCGTCCCTTGCGAGCGATGCCGGTTGTGCCATCCCGCAATCAATGCTGATTGACATGAAAGAAACCGCCAGCCGCCAGGGCGGCGGCGATCTTTTCGAAGGTATGGCGGAATGGTGCGATGCACAGACCAGTAAAGCAGTGCTTGGCCAGACTATGACAACGGACGACGGCAGCAGCCAGAGCCAGGCGAACGTACATAACCAGGTTCGCATGGACATTGCAAAATGGGATGCGCGGCAGCTTGAGAACACGCTGAATGAGTTCCTGATCCGCCCGTTCGTCATGCTCAACTACGGCGTGCAGGAAAACTATCCGCGCGTTTGTTTACGCATCAATGAACCTGAAGACCTGAAGGCGCTGGTCGAGTCGCTGATCCCGTTGATTGACAGGGGCATGAAAGTGCAGATGTCCGAACTGCGCGACAAGTTCGGCCTGGCCGAGCCGGAAGAAGGCGCGGAAATTCTGCTGCCGGTTAATGCTCAATCGGGTAGCTATGCCATGTTGCCCGCGATGAACCGGGAGCAAATCGCGCTCAATCGCACATCGCCCCCGGACGATATCGACCAGCTTACCGGCGAGGCTATCAGCGACTGGCAACGCGTCGGTACGGCGTTTACCAATCCTGTGTTAGCGCTGGCCAATGAAGTGGATAGCTATGAATCGTTTTTGGCCCGGTTGCCGGAGCTGCAAGACAGCCTGGACGCCGGTGAATTTGTTGATCAACTGGCGCGGCTGTGTTTCCAGGCGCGTGGATTGGGGGATGTTAGTGATGCCTGA
- a CDS encoding glycoside hydrolase family 108 protein: protein MSQFLPSPAFTHAVTFVLGKEGGYVNDPTDKGGETKFGVSDLRDGVADGMTDIDGDKKPDVRIKDLTLEQASQIYYRDYWYPAYCNEWPDGISLIVFDSAVQHGVKKALQLLQDAAGVTADGIVGPKTKAAVISADPEWLLTRYLLRRARYYADIIKSNSSQGKYLNGWYNRLDSVTNAAWEVVGGSASVARA from the coding sequence GTGAGCCAATTTCTTCCCTCTCCCGCCTTCACCCACGCCGTTACTTTTGTACTTGGCAAAGAAGGCGGTTATGTCAATGACCCTACTGATAAAGGCGGCGAAACCAAATTCGGCGTTTCCGACCTGCGCGACGGTGTGGCCGACGGCATGACGGACATTGACGGCGATAAAAAGCCCGACGTCCGTATTAAAGATTTAACCCTCGAACAAGCCAGCCAGATTTACTACCGCGACTACTGGTATCCGGCGTACTGCAATGAATGGCCGGATGGCATTTCCTTGATCGTCTTTGATTCCGCCGTGCAGCATGGCGTTAAAAAGGCGCTGCAATTGTTGCAAGACGCCGCTGGCGTGACAGCGGACGGCATCGTCGGCCCGAAGACCAAAGCGGCGGTCATCAGTGCCGATCCGGAATGGTTGCTGACCCGCTATCTGTTACGCCGTGCGCGTTATTACGCGGACATCATCAAGTCGAATTCCTCCCAGGGTAAATACCTCAACGGCTGGTACAACCGCCTCGATAGCGTCACCAATGCCGCTTGGGAGGTTGTCGGCGGCTCTGCGTCGGTAGCGCGAGCCTAA
- a CDS encoding DUF3164 family protein: MNKETIPAGYRLNSLGHLVPEDLIKPIDKLRDDVVLNIVNKAKEQRKAMAEFKIESMAEIADFVDLSASEYGVEYGGAKGNVLLSSFDGHYQVRRAVGDHRVFDERIQAAKKILDDLVIRWGADADPKIKAIINHAFRVNKQGRIDVNQVLSLRQIDIDDPEWQSAMSAIADSIQVSGTSQYLRIYERKQDGQYQQINLDIAKV; encoded by the coding sequence ATGAATAAAGAAACTATACCGGCAGGCTACCGCCTGAATTCCCTTGGCCATCTGGTGCCGGAGGACTTAATCAAGCCCATCGATAAGCTGCGTGACGACGTTGTGCTGAATATCGTTAATAAGGCGAAGGAACAGCGTAAGGCAATGGCTGAATTCAAGATTGAGTCCATGGCCGAAATCGCCGACTTTGTTGATCTGTCTGCCAGTGAGTACGGCGTTGAATACGGCGGAGCTAAAGGGAACGTGCTGTTGAGCAGCTTTGACGGCCATTATCAGGTGCGCCGCGCGGTTGGCGATCATCGTGTTTTTGATGAGCGCATCCAGGCAGCAAAAAAGATTCTGGATGATTTGGTTATTCGCTGGGGAGCCGATGCCGACCCTAAAATAAAAGCGATCATCAACCATGCTTTCCGCGTGAACAAACAAGGTCGGATTGATGTTAATCAGGTGCTTAGCTTGCGCCAGATTGATATCGACGATCCAGAATGGCAATCCGCTATGTCTGCTATCGCTGACTCTATCCAGGTGTCCGGCACCAGCCAGTACCTGCGCATTTATGAGCGCAAACAGGATGGTCAGTATCAGCAAATCAACCTCGATATTGCGAAGGTGTGA
- a CDS encoding TraR/DksA family transcriptional regulator, with protein sequence MDDFDRASSLEIDERERVLNAHLNRIKEAPIEYGFCNDCGDDIPAQRLAAHPDAVCCVTCQEIRELREAQRGLASH encoded by the coding sequence ATGGATGATTTTGATCGCGCCAGTTCGCTGGAAATTGATGAACGGGAACGGGTGTTAAATGCCCATTTAAACCGTATTAAAGAAGCCCCGATTGAATACGGCTTTTGTAATGACTGTGGAGATGACATTCCCGCCCAACGTCTGGCCGCGCACCCCGATGCCGTTTGCTGTGTGACGTGTCAGGAAATCAGAGAATTGCGGGAGGCTCAGCGTGGACTGGCAAGTCATTAA